From the Oryza glaberrima chromosome 5, OglaRS2, whole genome shotgun sequence genome, one window contains:
- the LOC127775091 gene encoding CBL-interacting protein kinase 19: protein MAATPPSSRDPSPQHRRPLSSSASAASLAGKPRGGGLLLGRYELGRLLGHGTFAKVYQARSADSGEPVAIKVLDKEKAMRHGLVPHIKREIAILRRVRHPNIVRLFEVMATKSKIYFVMELVRGGELFGRVAKGRLKEDTARRYFQQLVSAVGFCHARGVFHRDLKPENLLVDEHGDLKVSDFGLSAVADQFHPDGLLHTFCGTPSYVAPEVLARRGYDGAKADIWSCGIILFVLMAGYLPFHDQNLMAMYRKIYRGEFRCPRWFSKDLSSLLNRILDTNPETRITVKEVMESRWFQKGFRPVRFYVEDDQVHSLADGDNDMPELEPSEPPPPPPFPPPPQQDDDGEESGWESDSSVASCPATLSSEERRQRPLGSLTRPASLNAFDIISFSKGFDLSGLFEERGSEVRFISAEPMQTIITKLEEIAKVKSFFVRRKDWRVSIEGTREGLKGPLTIGAEIFELTPSLVVVEVKKKAGDKEEYDDFCNRELKPGMQHLVHHMGSVPNIPSDTE from the coding sequence ATGGCCGCGaccccgccgtcgtcgcgggaCCCGTCGCCGCAGCACCGGCGGCCGctgtcctcctccgcctccgccgcctccctcgctggCAAGCCGCGGGGGGGCGGGCTCCTGCTCGGGCGGTAcgagctcggccgcctcctcggccACGGCACCTTCGCCAAGGTGTACCAGGCGCGGAGCGCGGATTCCGGGGAGCCGGTCGCGATCAAGGTGCTCGACAAGGAGAAGGCGATGCGGCACGGCCTCGTCCCGCACATCAAGCGGGAGATCGCCAtcctccgccgcgtccgccACCCCAACATCGTGAGGCTGTTCGAGGTGATGGCCACCAAGTCCAAGATCTACTTCGTGATGGAGCTCGTCCGCGGCGGGGAGCTGTTCGGCCGCGTCGCCAAGGGGCGGCTCAAGGAGGACACCGCGCGGCGCTACTTCCAGCAGCTCGTCTCCGCCGTCGGGTTCTGCCACGCGCGCGGCGTGTTCCACCGCGACCTCAAGCCCGAGAACCTCCTCGTCGACGAGCACGGCGACCTCAAGGTCTCGGACTTCggcctctccgccgtcgccgaccagtTCCACCCCGACGGCCTCCTCCACACCTTCTGCGGCACGCCCTCCTACGTCGCGCCCGAGGTGCTCGCGCGCCGCGGCTACGACGGCGCCAAGGCGGACATATGGTCCTGCGGCATCATCCTCTTCGTGCTCATGGCTGGCTACCTTCCGTTCCATGACCAGAATCTCATGGCCATGTACCGAAAGATTTACAGGGGGGAATTCCGGTGCCCGAGATGGTTCTCCAAGGATCTTTCCAGTCTACTGAATCGCATCCTTGACACGAACCCAGAGACAAGGATCACTGTCAAAGAGGTCATGGAGAGCAGGTGGTTCCAGAAGGGATTCCGGCCGGTCAGATTCTATGTTGAGGATGATCAGGTTCACAGCTTGGCAGATGGTGATAATGATATGCCGGAGTTGGAACCTAgtgagcctcctcctcctcctccgtttccgccgccgccgcagcaagaTGATGACGGTGAGGAGTCGGGATGGGAGTCGGACTCATCCGTGGCATCATGTCCTGCCACATTGTCATCTGAGGAGCGTCGGCAAAGACCTCTCGGGTCTCTCACACGGCCAGCAAGTCTTAATGCGTTCGATATCATATCGTTCTCAAAGGGATTTGATTTGTCGGGGTTGTTTGAGGAGCGAGGGAGTGAAGTGAGGTTCATATCGGCAGAGCCTATGCAAACAATCATCACAAAATTGGAGGAGATCGCAAAGGTGAAGAGCTTCTTCGTTCGGCGAAAAGACTGGCGAGTGAGCATAGAAGGCACGAGGGAAGGTTTGAAGGGTCCATTGACAATCGGCGCTGAGATATTTGAGCTCACACCAAGCCTGGTGGTAGTGGAGGTGAAGAAGAAGGCAGGGGATAAGGAAGAATATGATGACTTCTGTAACAGGGAGTTGAAACCTGGGATGCAGCATCTCGTACACCATATGGGATCAGTTCCAAATATACCTTCTGATACGGAGTAG
- the LOC127775092 gene encoding tubby-like F-box protein 9 yields the protein MALWRCSSSWLSSVSRSSGGVGGGESKVSPEIAPVSGGEGEGEEEEGEEERWSRLLPELLTEIMRRVDAGAERWPPRRDVVACACVCRRWRDAAVSVVRPPLECGRITFPSSLKQPGPRDAPMHCFIRRNKKNSTFYLYLSLTQALTDKGKFLLAARRFRNGAHTEYIISYDCDDLFPGSNSYVGKLRSDFLGTKFIIYDSQPPYDGAKPARSQSSRRFASKQINPNVSGGNYEVGQVSYKFNFLKSRGPRRMQCNIQCPVGQSTASDPLKEKLISTSSPLALRNKAPRWHEHLQCWCLNFHGRVTVASVKNFQLVAPAGTSDPWGIADEETVILQFGKIEDDAFTMDYRQPLSAFQAFAICLTSFGTKLACE from the exons ATGGCGCTGTGGCGGTGTAGCTCCTCGTGGCTCTCGTCGGTGTCGCGCTCGTCGGggggagtcggcggcggcgaatcgAAGGTGTCGCCGGAGATCGCGCCGGTgagcggcggggagggggagggagaggaggaggagggggaggaggagaggtggtcGCGGCTGCTGCCGGAGCTGCTCACGGAGATCATGCGGCGCGtggacgccggcgccgagcggtggccgccgcggcgggacGTGGTGGCCTGCGCCTGCGTCTGCCGCCGGTGGAGGGACGCCGCGGTGTCCGTCGTGCGGCCGCCGCTGGAGTGCGGGCGGatcacgttcccttcctcgctGAAGCAG cctGGACCAAGGGATGCTCCGATGCACTGCTTCATCAGGAGGAACAAAAAGAACTCGACCTTCTACCTTTATCTCAGCTTAACACAGG CCCTAACGGATAAAGGGAAGTTTCTGCTGGCTGCTCGAAGGTTCAGAAACGGGGCACATACAGAATATATCATTTCCTATGATTGTGATGATCTATTTCCAGGAAGCAATTCGTATGTTGGGAAACTGAG ATCTGACTTCCTGGGTACAAAGTTCATCATCTATGATAGCCAGCCACCATACGATGGTGCAAAGCCCGCACGGAGCCAATCGAGTCGTCGCTTTGCAAGCAAGCAGATTAACCCAAATGTTTCAGGCGGTAATTATGAAGTTGGACAAGTGTCATACAAGTTCAACTTCCTCAAATCAAGAGGACCAAGAAGAATGCAGTGCAATATCCAGTGCCCCGTAGGCCAGAGCACCGCATCAGATCCATTGAAGGAGAAGCTGATTAGCACCTCAAGCCCCTTGGCTCTAAGAAACAAGGCACCACGATGGCATGAGCATCTGCAGTGCTGGTGCTTGAATTTCCATGGCCGGGTGACCGTCGCCTCGGTGAAGAACTTCCAGCTCGTTGCTCCAGCTGGCACCAGCGATCCATGGGGCATTGCAGATGAGGAGACAGTGATCCTGCAGTTCGGTAAGATTGAGGACGACGCGTTCACGATGGACTACCGGCAGCCGCTGTCAGCCTTCCAGGCGTTCGCCATCTGCCTCACAAGCTTTGGCACGAAGCTGGCCTGTGAATAA
- the LOC127774389 gene encoding uncharacterized protein LOC127774389 codes for MPMLQCSGEASDTARVTSGGEARRQLAAPVMADANRRIDLAAPLVSVRRHGGGAAGEAATRTDGTRPGHPKSVRTRRATMVHATARDEEPARDAMAVVAVAAPVRERDQEARFSDALSVADSCLTVNCSSATGLSDAVARPPRGVGVGGGVMMDRFLPAAHAVAVLSPQCSSRKASVAAAAARNGHGADALLPPPEPTPTIRTLCIVPREKTDDADADVDDDGGGGEWDAHSTRGVSSRRCGLLLPTRCMKSTLLLLNPAPAMRRRGGGRRRDRGAPLLSKIGRSQSLGNPLVRSAHDTGIMRSWEEVYINSLRRSGRGGRKGLGALLSPELDTTMPSVRELYLEQGDGVVHPKATHLGFLLVLDRSHDQCHDSHDDPKLLPPPRFPRPAPPKVFDGGKKQRRDAAAAGGGGYGWPLLLEDKAAASRDMVPPLPPLPSMKSPSESWLSRALPSVSSNPPATSFLGIHVQHKKQSPPPRCSSRAPAKLVADGHARPRQMRIHDLQKS; via the exons ATGCCAATGCTGCAGTGCAGTGGCGAGGCCAGTGACACAGCGAGAGTGACAAGTggtggcgaggcgaggaggcAGCTCGCGGCGCCGGTCATGGCCGACGCGAACAGGCGCAtcgacctcgccgcgccgctcgtcTCCGTGCGGcgccatggcggtggcgccgccggcgaggcggcgacgcggacggaTGGCACGCGGCCCGGTCATCCCAAGAGCGTCCGCACCCGGCGCGCGACGATGGTGCACGCCACGGCGAGGGACGAGGAGCCCGCGCGCGACGCCATGgcggtggtcgccgtcgccgcgccggtgCGGGAGCGGGATCAGGAGGCGCGGTTCTCCGACGCGCTCTCCGTGGCGGACAGCTGCCTCACCGTGAACTGCAGCAGCGCCACCGGCCTCAGCGACGCCGTCGCCCGGCCtccgcgcggcgtcggcgtcggcggcggcgtcatgaTGGACCGCTTCCTGCCGGCGGCGCACGCCGTGGCTGTCCTCTCGCCGCAATGCAGCTCCCGGAAGGCcagcgtcgccgcggcggccgcgcgcaaCGGCCACGGCGCCGACGCGTTGCTGCCTCCTCCCGAGCCAACGCCGACGATTCGAACACTGTGCATCGTTCCGAGGGAGAAgaccgacgacgccgacgccgacgtcgacgacgacggcggcggcggcgagtgggacGCGCACAGTACGCGGGGCGTCTCGTCGAGGAGGTGCGGGCTGCTTCTTCCCACGCGGTGCATGAAGAGCACCTTGCTCCTCCTCAACCCAGCGCCCGCCATGagacgccgcggcggtggccggcggcgagaccgcggcgcgcccctcctctccaAGATCGGCAGGAGCCAAAGCTTGGGGAACCCACTCGTCCGGAGCGCGCACGACACGGGCATCATG CGATCCTGGGAGGAAGTGTACATCAACTCCCTCCGGCGAtcaggccgcggcggccggaagGGTCTCGGCGCGTTGCTGTCGCCGGAGCTGGACACGACAATGCCGTCGGTGCGCGAGCTTTACCTGGAGCAAGGAGACGGCGTCGTCCACCCCAAGGCTACCCACCTCGGCTTCCTCCTGGTGTTAGACAGAAGCCACGACCAATGCCACGACAGCCACGACGATCCCAagctgctgccgcctcctcgctTCCCAAGGCCGGCGCCGCCCAAGGTGTTCGACGGCGGGAAGAAACAAaggcgcgacgccgccgccgccggcggcggcggctacgggtGGCCGCTGCTATTGGAGGACAAGGCCGCGGCGAGCCGTGACATGGTGCCtccgctcccgccgctgccgtcgatGAAGTCGCCGTCGGAGTCCTGGCTCTCGCGGGCGCTGCCGTCCGTGTCGAGCAACCCTCCGGCGACCTCCTTCCTCGGCATCCACGTGCAGCACAAGAAGCAGTCTCCACCTCCAAGGTGTTCGTCCCGAGCTCCGGCCAAGCTCGTGGCCGACGGCCATGCCAGGCCACGGCAAATGCGAATACATGATCTACAGAAATCATAG